The Pseudoalteromonas translucida KMM 520 genome has a window encoding:
- a CDS encoding FMN-binding glutamate synthase family protein, producing MNNFIVLSINVFASLFIVVLGFIVLSVIIFYFRDITQTKHAIRRNYPVIGRFRYFFERQGEFFRQYFFALDREEMPFNRAERSWVYRAAKDVDHTAAFGSTQSLEVTGTVMFMNCAFPTLDEEALDPSNVTLGPYCKTPYTTNSIFNISGMSFGALSKPAVRALSKGAKLAGCWYNTGEGGLSPYHLEGGGDIVFQIGTAKYGVRDDNGNLSTAKLKEIAAHEQVKMFEIKLSQGAKPGKGGMLPGRKVNAEIAKIRGIPEGQDSISPNGHLEIKKPSDILDMLATVRNATGKPTGFKAVIGEYTWLETLFAEINHRGIESAPDFITIDSADGGTGAAPQSLLDSVGLPLRESLPLVINLLEKHGLRERVKVIASGKLIVPSKVAWALALGADFVVSARGHMFALGCIQAMQCNKDTCPTGITTHDKRLQRGLNVADKAQRVANYNKYVHYGAGLIAHSCGVSSARELKREHVRIVQESGLSEPLDKIYENYK from the coding sequence GTGAACAATTTTATAGTTCTAAGTATTAATGTATTTGCGAGCCTTTTTATTGTTGTATTAGGGTTTATTGTTTTGTCGGTTATTATTTTTTACTTTAGAGATATAACCCAAACAAAGCATGCAATTAGGCGCAACTATCCGGTAATTGGTCGGTTTCGATATTTTTTTGAGCGCCAAGGCGAATTTTTCCGCCAGTACTTTTTCGCACTAGATAGAGAAGAAATGCCGTTTAATCGTGCTGAACGTAGTTGGGTATATCGCGCTGCAAAAGATGTTGATCATACTGCTGCGTTTGGCTCGACTCAAAGCCTTGAGGTAACCGGTACAGTGATGTTTATGAACTGCGCATTCCCTACTTTAGATGAAGAAGCGCTCGATCCTAGTAATGTGACATTAGGGCCTTACTGTAAAACACCTTATACCACTAATTCAATATTTAATATTTCAGGTATGAGTTTTGGTGCTTTGTCAAAACCTGCTGTACGTGCTTTATCTAAAGGAGCTAAGCTTGCTGGCTGTTGGTATAATACCGGTGAAGGCGGTTTAAGCCCGTATCATTTAGAAGGCGGGGGAGATATTGTATTTCAAATTGGTACTGCTAAATATGGCGTGCGCGACGATAATGGCAATTTAAGCACTGCTAAATTAAAAGAAATAGCAGCTCACGAACAAGTAAAAATGTTTGAAATAAAGCTAAGCCAAGGCGCAAAACCGGGTAAAGGCGGTATGTTACCAGGGCGAAAAGTTAACGCTGAAATTGCAAAAATACGCGGCATTCCCGAAGGGCAAGATTCAATTAGCCCTAATGGTCATCTTGAAATTAAAAAGCCGTCAGATATTCTTGATATGTTGGCAACCGTACGTAACGCTACCGGTAAACCTACAGGCTTTAAAGCGGTTATTGGTGAGTACACTTGGCTGGAAACTCTTTTCGCTGAAATAAATCATCGTGGTATTGAGTCAGCGCCCGACTTTATTACTATTGATAGTGCGGACGGTGGCACAGGCGCCGCACCACAGTCATTATTAGATTCAGTGGGCTTACCACTGCGAGAAAGCTTACCATTAGTCATTAACCTGTTAGAAAAACATGGGCTCAGAGAGCGAGTAAAGGTTATTGCCTCAGGTAAGTTAATCGTACCCTCTAAAGTTGCATGGGCATTAGCATTGGGGGCTGATTTTGTTGTATCTGCTCGCGGCCATATGTTTGCACTAGGGTGTATTCAAGCAATGCAATGTAATAAAGACACTTGCCCTACAGGGATCACCACGCACGACAAACGCCTGCAACGTGGCTTAAATGTGGCAGACAAAGCGCAGCGTGTGGCAAACTATAATAAGTATGTGCACTATGGCGCGGGCTTAATCGCGCACTCGTGCGGCGTATCTAGTGCGCGTGAGTTAAAACGCGAACATGTACGTATAGTTCAAGAAAGCGGTCTTTCAGAGCCATTAGATAAAATTTACGAAAATTATAAATAA